The nucleotide sequence GACAACGGATACAATCTAAGTCTATCAAAAGTATATAGAGCTTACGTAAGGAGTCTCTCGAAGTTCAATTTTCCTGACGATAATGGTGTAAACCCATTTGATGTAAAAGACTTCCTCTATGAGTTGGGCTTAGACCCATCTAATGAGAAGTTAACAAAGAAAATTTCATCTATATCAAGAGGTAGTGAATACCACATCTATGATGATGCCATAGATTTCCTAGAGTACCTTAGATCTGAAGGTTATAAAACAGCTCTAGTTTCAAATGCCACTCCTAGGGCAAGAAATGTAGTATACTCGTTAGGTCTCCATAAATATCTTGACATCCTAATATTTTCCTTTGAAGTAGGGGTCGTTAAACCAAATCCAAAAATTTTCACATATGTTAGGGAGAAATTAGGCGAGCCAGACTTTCACTTAGGTGATATTGCTGAAATGGATATACAGGGAGCTAAGAGGGCAACGCTAAAAAGGGGAATTCTTTTGGATAGGTTTGGATTCTATGGTACGGATATTAAGACATTGAAAGACGTTATTCGCTCTTTAGAGGCTTTGCGGTAAGTCTGATGAGCCAATATATTGATTTCAGGACTCCAGTGAGGTTGTTTAAGTTAACCTGCGAGTAAATCTTAGCGTGTTCTCCTTTTGTTTCTTTCAATTGCATGAACACAAAGTCTATACTGGAGAATATTTTATCGATCATGGTTTGAACTATCTTCCTCACCAGTTTATTTCTCATGCTATTTGTTATTACAGGGATTAGCTGTCTAGTAATTTTCAGATCATAGTTCCATGCTAGATATAACAAATCCCAATAGTTTTTAGGAAGCTTCTCCGGCTTAGGGTATGGATTCTTGGAGATGTAAGTTGTTGAGATTGGAATCACAGGTAACGGGAATATCCATGTTACCAGTTTATGGTCTATCAATGACTGGACTAGGCTGATACTCTGGTCCACGTCTTCTTCAGTCTCCTCAGGATAACCTATTGTCATAGTGTAGCACGGATAGATGTAATTGTCATTCATTATTGCTGTGGCATCCAAGATTACATCTCTCCAGTCCCTGGGAGTCCATGGGAAGGCTTTAGCAGGCATGTACTTTTCAATTATCTTCAGACTCCCACTCTCTAGACCAACCACGGGAGCTGCAGCTCTATCGAAATTATATGAAGCTATTTCTGACATAGCCTTTACAGTCTTAGGGCTTTCCCTAACTGCCGGTGCCGATATGTGTGGGAACCATATTCCGTCAACCCCCATCTTCATAACTTCTGAGAACAGATTTACTATGGCATCATGATTAGTCCTCAACTTTTGGGATCCATAAAGCAAGATGTCGTCTGTAATAAACTCTACCCTCCTCCACCCACCTTTCATATTTATCTCTACTTCTTTCTTTATGACGTCTATAGGTATTGATCTGAAAGTCTCTGGGGTAATTGAACAGAACCTACAACCCCTAGGGCAACCCCTTGTTACCTGAACCTCCCCTAACCTAGCAGGATTTTGTATTGGAGGAATTTTATCCAGCTTTGGGTTTCTTCCTCTAACTATTGATGGTGGTTCATTTCCATCAAGAATTGACTTAACTAACGGTGGAAGATCTACCTCTGCCTCTCCTACAAAAACAGTATCTATCCAATCAGGTTTTTTAAGACTCAGTTCCCAAGCTCCTGGACCTCCTGCAATCACTTTGATTTTATATTTCTCCTTTAAACTCTTTATCTCCTCTCCAAACTCGTCGAAGAACTGGGCGGTCCAAGTAGGACCTCCGCCAAATATGAAACTCAACTTTGCACTCACTGGGTTTAAGCCATATGGATCGTGGGCTGTGATTCCTATTATTTTAGTTTCTTTCGCAAATTTCTTTAACTTTTCTGGAGGTACTGTAATTACATTAAATCCTGAATTTGTGAGTAATGCCTCGATTTTTCTTATGGCGTATGGAGCAAACAGTGCTCTGCCATCTTTATCAGTTGGTACAGGGGGAGTGAAGAACCTGTTCATAAAAACTCTTGGAACTAGTCTAGCTGGCATGCATGCCACATATCCTAGTACACTAGTTCCACCGTAATCTGTGAAGGATCCTCTATCTGATGTGAGGATTATGTCATACATTAAAAAGAGAATCGTATTCAGATGTTATAAACTTTCTTTTAAAAAGAGTATCAGAGAAGGGATTAAATATTTTATTAAGGGGATAAAACTGAAGACTGTTTAATAACTCACCCTATATATTTGTTCAGTTTTTAATAAAAAAATTGTTTGGTGGTAAACTTTTTCTTAACTCAAGATATATCTCTAAAAACTTGAGATTTTTGAAAAAGCTTTAGAACAACCTACTATATCAGTAAAGAGGCTAAATGCAGTGCACCCAATATTAGAGCAATAATAACAAATATTACTAGTGACAACACTCCAATTACTATAGCTCCACCCCATCCTACATTGTATATTTCTCTAATTATTAATAATATTATGATTATACCTATTATAGCTCCTATGAAATGTAGGAAAGTTGAAAGAACCACGTATACTACTATCGATACTAAACTCACAATCATTGCGTTTCCAAAACTGGATCTTCTTGATACTGCCTTAGATGCTAGCCACACTGGAATTGACAGTATTATCCAACCTATTAAAAAACTTATTAAAAGTATTATTAGGTTAGAAATTGATGCCATAATCAATATCTATAAAGTCTGTAATAATAAAGTTTTCCTGTCTTTATCCGTCAGATTAAAAAGGAAGTATAGAGAGAGACTAACCATGAAAACTAATATAGTTTATCTTATGGAATAAGATAGTCAGGAAAGTCATACAAAATTAAATTCTAAAGGCTGAATTATTTTTAGAAATAAATAAGATGTATGTAGATGTTTTTAGCTATTATATTTCACTTCTCCTTTCAGCTCGACCAATTAAAGATATGATTTTACATCATGTCGACTTAGTATTTATTTATGTATTTTCTATTTAAAATATTGATAACATTCTAGTCCTAAGCACAGATAGTGATTTTATGATCATATATAGGACTGACAGCGAGATCGTCCCCCATGTGGATTGTTATTAGGATTTCCCGAAGAAGAAATTTTAAGTCAAGAACAACATAATATATATCGTAGAGATAACGTGATAAGAATACTAATTTGTTTCTCATTGATCACCGCTAGTCTATTGATTACCTCCATATTTGCTAATAGTGCTTTATTATTCACTGAATTTATCCACTCGTTAGTGGATCTAATCCCCATAGCTTTTGCATTCTATGCATTAAGGATTATTGACAGGATTGACAGTAAATACACTTACGGATTGCATAGACTCGAAATTGTAAGCTCATTATTCAACATATTCACCGTAGTAGCAGGAAGCGTCTTTAGTGTGTATATCTCTACCGTTGAGCTAATTGAAGGCTCAAGAGGAGACTTCTTACTAGTTCTAA is from Sulfolobus acidocaldarius DSM 639 and encodes:
- a CDS encoding HAD family hydrolase; this translates as MDKIACVDLGDTLVAFEPRRYQLIYDFLRDNGYNLSLSKVYRAYVRSLSKFNFPDDNGVNPFDVKDFLYELGLDPSNEKLTKKISSISRGSEYHIYDDAIDFLEYLRSEGYKTALVSNATPRARNVVYSLGLHKYLDILIFSFEVGVVKPNPKIFTYVREKLGEPDFHLGDIAEMDIQGAKRATLKRGILLDRFGFYGTDIKTLKDVIRSLEALR
- a CDS encoding B12-binding domain-containing radical SAM protein, translated to MYDIILTSDRGSFTDYGGTSVLGYVACMPARLVPRVFMNRFFTPPVPTDKDGRALFAPYAIRKIEALLTNSGFNVITVPPEKLKKFAKETKIIGITAHDPYGLNPVSAKLSFIFGGGPTWTAQFFDEFGEEIKSLKEKYKIKVIAGGPGAWELSLKKPDWIDTVFVGEAEVDLPPLVKSILDGNEPPSIVRGRNPKLDKIPPIQNPARLGEVQVTRGCPRGCRFCSITPETFRSIPIDVIKKEVEINMKGGWRRVEFITDDILLYGSQKLRTNHDAIVNLFSEVMKMGVDGIWFPHISAPAVRESPKTVKAMSEIASYNFDRAAAPVVGLESGSLKIIEKYMPAKAFPWTPRDWRDVILDATAIMNDNYIYPCYTMTIGYPEETEEDVDQSISLVQSLIDHKLVTWIFPLPVIPISTTYISKNPYPKPEKLPKNYWDLLYLAWNYDLKITRQLIPVITNSMRNKLVRKIVQTMIDKIFSSIDFVFMQLKETKGEHAKIYSQVNLNNLTGVLKSIYWLIRLTAKPLKSE